The proteins below are encoded in one region of Triticum aestivum cultivar Chinese Spring chromosome 1B, IWGSC CS RefSeq v2.1, whole genome shotgun sequence:
- the LOC123087675 gene encoding uncharacterized protein, producing MARHEQENQYDDDASAPRSWLPDDVVMEILACLPAKSVGRFRCVSRSWDATLSSAAFVELHLRRANYQSAAGRPKIFFSPTDEPSDDYFFYAWQPGGAVTKLMDNDFLRPAPLTRPLHGLVLLRCVRSGGYYVCNPSTGAVLPLPDTRVPWKMTFQSSLPYYRDVVYGLGYCSASHQYKAVRIFSNENSMDAPCCDVFVLGSDTPAYWRPATSEHPMCVVKEENPAVFLNGHLHFLCRYDGGILTFNVMDETFGSMPLPPYPLGKDPLGLRTTELDGCLCVFDAGSGDGDGLCHVWLLRDYEAQRWEQLCCIDRAAWPEPERTQLESSWIAPLGLSNASNGSDKKIMFGTGTCMVFTVDQNGGGVPEILFRPDEAIAGSFIDTYDFPYDFPALGLFEESLVPVGRDIEEMIFSSPVTEAWYDVLKWLPAQSVSKLSLVCREWRAMITTDCFIRSHAAVHATRPRIKFAIDPLVVSFSDLDDHINNRLFYGNGMPYDNPVQFSQPCHGLNLGRWSFGDYLYNPTLGISQRIEDVERDAVFFGRSIALGFDSEVEDHVMVSLAYEQKNMGTREYKLRCDVRSLQRGNFWCSYDPPPRPVAVNVPPAYVNGKIYWVVEHLLAPESEVCELLVFDVIDSEFEVMQGPSWSSHGSGRTSILELYGAISMAWWDDDRNAIDVWRMKDMDGAWYVECRVELDKFSPQYSSREITLMCADPIGGQILLNTGRSLGYYNPETATLETIYTSCW from the coding sequence ATGGCGCGGCACGAGCAGGAGAACCAGTACGACGATGATGCCTCGGCACCGCGGTCGTGGCTGCCGGACGACGTCGTCATGGAGATCCTCGCCTGCCTGCCGGCCAAGTCCGTCGGCCGCTTCCGCTGCGTCTCACGTTCCTGGGACGCCACACTCTCGTCGGCGGCCTTCGTCGAGCTCCACCTCCGGCGGGCAAACTACCAGTCAGCCGCCGGCCGGCCAAAGATCTTCTTTAGCCCTACTGACGAGCCCTCGGACGACTACTTCTTTTACGCTTGGCAGCCTGGCGGTGCGGTCACGAAGCTGATGGACAACGACTTCCTGCGCCCCGCTCCCCTCACAAGGCCCCTCCATGGCCTCGTCCTCCTCCGTTGCGTCCGCAGTGGCGGTTACTACGTCTGCAACCCATCCACCGGCGCGGTGCTTCCTCTCCCCGACACTCGAGTGCCATGGAAGATGACTTTCCAGTCTTCACTCCCTTACTACAGGGATGTAGTTTACGGCCTTGGTTACTGCTCGGCCAGCCACCAGTACAAGGCAGTCCGTATCTTCAGCAATGAGAATTCCATGGATGCCCCGTGCTGCGATGTCTTCGTTCTCGGCAGTGACACGCCGGCATACTGGCGGCCGGCCACCTCCGAGCATCCGATGTGCGTTGTGAAGGAGGAGAACCCGGCCGTGTTCCTCAATGGCCACCTGCACTTCCTCTGCCGCTACGATGGTGGCATCCTCACTTTCAACGTCATGGATGAGACCTTCGGTTCCATGCCACTGCCCCCATATCCTCTGGGGAAGGATCCTCTCGGTCTCAGGACGACGGAGCTCGACGGTTGCCTATGCGTCTTTGATGCGGGCAGCGGCGACGGAGACGGTCTGTGCCATGTATGGCTGCTGCGTGATTACGAGGCACAACGGTGGGAGCAGCTTTGTTGCATCGACCGGGCCGCTTGGCCGGAGCCAGAGCGGACGCAGCTGGAATCGAGCTGGATAGCTCCTCTCGGCCTGTCTAATGCTTCCAATGGATCAGACAAGAAGATCATGTTCGGCACGGGTACTTGCATGGTGTTCACGGTAGACCAGAATGGTGGTGGCGTACCAGAGATTCTTTTCCGGCCTGACGAAGCCATCGCCGGCAGTTTCATTGACACGTATGATTTCCCGTATGATTTCCCGGCGCTTGGCCTGTTCGAGGAGAGTCTTGTGCCGGTAGGCCGCGACATTGAGGAGATGATCTTCTCTTCACCTGTGACAGAAGCTTGGTACGACGTCCTCAAGTGGTTGCCAGCACAGTCCGTCTCAAAGCTCAGCCTCGTGTGCAGGGAATGGCGCGCCATGATCACCACCGATTGTTTCATCCGATCGCACGCCGCCGTCCACGCAACACGCCCGCGGATCAAGTTTGCCATAGACCCCTTGGTGGTTTCATTCAGTGACCTGGATGATCACATCAACAACCGGCTCTTCTATGGCAATGGCATGCCATACGATAATCCTGTCCAATTTTCTCAACCATGCCATGGCCTAAACTTAGGGAGGTGGAGCTTTGGTGACTACCTATACAATCCTACCTTGGGCATTAGTCAGAGAATAGAAGATGTCGAGAGAGATGCAGTCTTTTTCGGCAGATCTATCGCGTTGGGGTTCGACTCCGAGGTGGAGGACCATGTCATGGTGTCACTTGCGTACGAGCAGAAGAACATGGGAACGCGAGAGTACAAACTGAGGTGTGACGTGCGTAGTTTGCAAAGAGGCAATTTCTGGTGCTCGTACGATCCTCCACCAAGGCCAGTGGCAGTCAATGTGCCGCCGGCCTACGTGAATGGCAAGATCTATTGGGTGGTCGAACATTTGCTTGCGCCAGAATCCGAGGTGTGCGAACTCCTGGTGTTCGACGTCATAGATAGCGAGTTCGAGGTCATGCAGGGTCCTTCATGGAGCAGCCATGGCAGCGGCCGTACGTCCATCCTCGAGCTCTACGGTGCTATCTCCATGGCATGGTGGGATGACGACAGGAATGCCATTGACGTATGGAGGATGAAGGACATGGACGGGGCTTGGTACGTGGAGTGTCGTGTCGAACTCGATAAGTTCTCACCGCAATACTCGTCGAGGGAGATCACGCTGATGTGTGCTGATCCAATTGGTGGACAGATTTTGCTCAACACAGGGAGGTCGTTAGGCTACTATAATCCCGAGACGGCGACGCTTGAAACCATCTACACTAGCTGTTGGTGA